GCGAGGGCGTCGGAATGCTCCCGAGGGCCTGACGCCGATCCGGCTCAGAGCGTGAGACTCACGCTGTGGCAGCGGCGTCGCGCCGCGGCAGCACCCAGCCGGCACGCGGGAAGTGGCAGGTGTACCCGTCCGGGTACCGCACCAGGTAGTCCTGATGCTCGGGCTCGGCCTCCCAGAACGGCCCGGGCTGCTCGATCGTGGTGACAGCGGCACCGGGCCAGAGGCCCGAGGCGTCGACGTCGGCGATCGTGTCGCGGGCGATCCGCTCCTGCTCGGCGTCGAGCGGGAAGATCGCCGAGCGGTAGCTTGAGCCGATGTCGTTGCCCTGACGGTTCAGCGTGGACGGGTCGTGGATCTGGAAGAAGAACGCGAGGATGTCGCGGTAGGTGGTCTTCGTCGGGTCGTAGACGACCTCGAGGGCCTCCGCGTGGCCGGGGTGATTGCGATAGGTCGCGTGATCGTTCTCGCCGCCCGTGTACCCGACCCGGGTGCCGAGCACGCCGGGCTGACGACGGACGAGGTCCTCCATGCCCCAGAAGCATCCGCCGGCGAGAACGGCCGTCTCGGCGTTCGGCTGACGGGTGATGGATCCGGTGTCGCTGCTGCCGCTGGTCATCTGCTGCGCTCCTCTGGTCGGTGCTCGACGTGCTGCCTTTCCATTGTCCCTCGATCCGCGCACACGCGCGCCGCCCTGCCGTCATCGCGTTCAGGACTGGGGAATGCCGGCGAAGCCCTCTAGGTTGGTGCTGACGGCGGGTCGGCACCCGCTCGCACTGCACACCGAGGAGAGTCATGCGCCCCTATCTGGACAAGTCCGCCCCCGAGGTCTGGAAGGCGGCGGCCGCATACTCGGCGGCGGTCGCCAAGCACGCGGAGAGCAGCGGGCTCTCGGTGCACGACGCCGAACTCATCAAGGTGCGCGCCTCGCAACTGAACGCCTGCTCGTTCTGCCTCGACCTGCACTCGCGCGAAGCGCGCGCCGCCGGCATCACCCAGCAGAAGCTCGACCTGCTGCCCGCGTGGCGTGAGACGGCCCTGTTCTCCGAGCGGGAGACGGCGGTTCTGGCCGTGGCCGAGGCCGCTACCCGGATGCCGTTGAGCGAGGAGTCCAAGGCTGATCTGGCCGGCGCCAGGGCCGTGCTCGGCGATGCCGCCTTCGCTGCGGCCGAGTGGGTCGCGCTGACCATCAACACGTTCAACCGGATCTCGATCCTCAGCGAACACCCGGTGCGCGCCCGCGGAGCCGACGGACAGCTGCTGGCCTGACGTGCCTTCGGGCTACTCGCGGGGCCGCAGGGTCACCGTCGGCATCGGCGGTGCCGGCAGCGGGGCCAGCTCGCCTTCGGGATACGGTCCGAACAGGGCGGGCTTGTCGGCATCCATGGGGTCGGACGGCTCGAACCCGAGCTCCGACTGGTAGCGGCGGCGGAACTCCACGATCTCGTCGTGGCTGCGTCCGATGAAGTTCCACCACATCACGATCTGCTCCCCCAACGGCACGCCGCCGAGCAGGATCACCCTGGCGCCCTCGGCGCCGGCCGCGATGCGCACGCTGTCGGCACCGAGGGGCGTGTAGCCGAGTTCGCGGTGCTGCACGGGCGTGCCGTTCAGGCTGATCGATCCCGTCTCGGCCAGCGCCGCATGTTCGAAGTCCGCGCGGACCTCGAGCACCACCTCGGCACCGGGTTCCATGATGAGCTCCGCACCCAGCAGATCCGGAGTCCGGGTCTCGACCGGGGAGGTCGAGCCCAGAAGCGAGCCGATGAACACGCGAGCGGTGATGCCGGAGAGCTCGACGGGTTCGGGGGCGTAGTGCGCGAACGCGTGCTCGGAGAACCGGGTCGCCTCCGGCATGGCGTACCAGAGCTGCACCCCGTGGAGGACAGTGGTCTCGGGCGCGCTGACCTCCTGGTGCGTGATGCCGCTGCCGGCGATCATGAGGTTCAGCTCGCCCGGGAGCACGGCCGCTTCGACACCGCTGGAATCGAGGTGGTCGATGCGTCCGGTGAACAGCCACGACACGGTGGCGAGTCCGGTGTGCGGATGCCGCGGCACGACCATCCCTCCGGAGCTTGCGACGTCGTCGGGACCGTAGTGGTCGAGGAAGCACCAGGCGCCGACCAGTGATCGCTGCTTCTGCGGCAGTGTGCGGTAGACGGTCATGGCCCGCGGGCCGCCGAGCGGCACCTCACGCGGGGTCAGAACCTCGACATCGCGGCAGAGCTCCCCCGGCTCGAGCACGCGCTCCGGAGGGTTCTTCTCCAGGTTGGTCATGCGGGCCCCCTCGGCGTCCGATCGTCACTGCTCCTCTCAGCGTATCCATTCGGCGCATCCGGCGGTCCGCCACGCGGCGACGCATCCACCCGCCATCGACTGTTCACCCGTGTCGCCCTGGTGCAGAGCGGTCCGGCGTGATTTCATCAGGCTTCATGACAGTAGAAACACAACTCCCCTCCGAGTCGCCCGAACCCCGGCGGCACTCGACCCCCACCTCCGACGTCACGCCTGACCATCCCACAAGTGTGAGTCGTCGTGGGTTCCTCACCGGAATCTCGGCCGCGGGCGCC
Above is a genomic segment from Microbacterium sp. W4I4 containing:
- the msrA gene encoding peptide-methionine (S)-S-oxide reductase MsrA codes for the protein MTSGSSDTGSITRQPNAETAVLAGGCFWGMEDLVRRQPGVLGTRVGYTGGENDHATYRNHPGHAEALEVVYDPTKTTYRDILAFFFQIHDPSTLNRQGNDIGSSYRSAIFPLDAEQERIARDTIADVDASGLWPGAAVTTIEQPGPFWEAEPEHQDYLVRYPDGYTCHFPRAGWVLPRRDAAATA
- a CDS encoding carboxymuconolactone decarboxylase family protein; the protein is MRPYLDKSAPEVWKAAAAYSAAVAKHAESSGLSVHDAELIKVRASQLNACSFCLDLHSREARAAGITQQKLDLLPAWRETALFSERETAVLAVAEAATRMPLSEESKADLAGARAVLGDAAFAAAEWVALTINTFNRISILSEHPVRARGADGQLLA
- a CDS encoding pirin family protein; its protein translation is MTNLEKNPPERVLEPGELCRDVEVLTPREVPLGGPRAMTVYRTLPQKQRSLVGAWCFLDHYGPDDVASSGGMVVPRHPHTGLATVSWLFTGRIDHLDSSGVEAAVLPGELNLMIAGSGITHQEVSAPETTVLHGVQLWYAMPEATRFSEHAFAHYAPEPVELSGITARVFIGSLLGSTSPVETRTPDLLGAELIMEPGAEVVLEVRADFEHAALAETGSISLNGTPVQHRELGYTPLGADSVRIAAGAEGARVILLGGVPLGEQIVMWWNFIGRSHDEIVEFRRRYQSELGFEPSDPMDADKPALFGPYPEGELAPLPAPPMPTVTLRPRE